CACCTCGACGCTCGAGAGGTGCGCGTAGAGCGTCTGGAGCCCGAGGCCGTGGTCCACGATCACGGTGTTGCCGTAGATGGTGAGCGGCCCGGCGAAGACCACCGTGCCCGTGTTCGCGGCGGGCACGGGCGACCGACGGGTGGACGCGAGGTCGAAGCCGTAGTGCACCTGCGTGTCGATCTGACGGCCACCGAAGACGTACACGCGCGTCTCCGCGAAGTTCGCGAACACCTTCGTGTTGCGGGGCTGCACGAACCGCCCCTCCCACAGGGGCCGGTCGGCCGTCGTGGCGCCGATCCGGCGCTTCGCCTCCTCGGCCTGGCGGCGGAGCTCGCGGTTGATCACCAGGAAGCCCTCGACCAGCGGCTGGCCCGCGGGGCGCTGCGGCAGGAGCTCGGGGACCTTCACCTGGAGGAACGCGTCCTTGATGTCGATCGTGTCGTGGGGGAAGCGGCGGGGCCTGAGC
This genomic interval from Candidatus Methylomirabilota bacterium contains the following:
- a CDS encoding M23 family metallopeptidase, whose translation is LRPRRFPHDTIDIKDAFLQVKVPELLPQRPAGQPLVEGFLVINRELRRQAEEAKRRIGATTADRPLWEGRFVQPRNTKVFANFAETRVYVFGGRQIDTQVHYGFDLASTRRSPVPAANTGTVVFAGPLTIYGNTVIVDHGLGLQTLYAHLSSVEVKVGDAVEKGQQLGRTGNTGLAIGDHLHFEVLVNGVSVTPLEWWDAKWIRDHIEKPLLEAGLPQIGGDEGPPRPPAKPARRPAR